A stretch of the Vigna radiata var. radiata cultivar VC1973A chromosome 9, Vradiata_ver6, whole genome shotgun sequence genome encodes the following:
- the LOC106773908 gene encoding uncharacterized protein LOC106773908: MSQATIRGSLQEGLQDAASVGITNDFEKNEGRYEFSHFLPSSINEKLRKPFNCCFSKKICWPSLGRSCKKWIKNPLNMALFLWTVCVAVSGAILFLVMTGMLNKILTKQSQRNSWFEFNNQFLNALFTLMCLYQHPKRLHHLVLLCRWKPNDIIILRKTYCKNGTCKPREWMHMMVIVLLLHVNCFAQYALSGLNWGFSRSDRPIVGVVICISIAIAAPSVAGVYSIASPLGKEYETEEAQNNIPVSNTFTSRNEHSIAEYTPQWKGGLFDLWDNLFVACLTLFCSFCAFGRNMQRLHFGNMFVHVATFLLLCVAPFWIFNMATINIEDEPVRIVLRLIGIFLCVFGLLYGGYWRIQMRERFNLPPNKICCGNPAVTDCIQWLLCCWCSLAQEVRTAEFYDIVDDNSFCQKQTEKSEDYSILSEIEFSRERKKNVMEAPIPLTIQVDDNDIKRT; encoded by the exons ATGAGTCAAGCTACTATTCGAGGAAGCTTGCAAGAGGGTCTGCAAGATGCAGCATCAGTTGGAATTACAAATGATTTTGAG AAGAATGAGGGGAGATATGAATTCTCTCATTTTTTGCCTTCATCCATCAATGAAAAGCTGAGAAAACCTTTCAATTGTTGTTTTTCCAAGAAGATTTGTTGGCCATCTCTCGGGAGAAGCTGCAAAAAATGGATTAAGAACCCTTTGAACATGGCCCTTTTTTTATGGACAGTTTGTGTTGCTGTTTCAGGAGCAATTCTGTTTCTCGTCATGACAGGAATGCTGAACAAAATCCTTACTAAGCAGTCACAAAGAAACTCATGGTTTGAGTTCAACAACCAATTTCTCAATGCACTATTTACTCTCATGTGTCTATACCAACATCCAAAGAGGCTCCACCATCTTGTACTTCTTTGTAGGTGGAAGCCAAATGACATCATAATCCTAAGAAAAACATACTGCAAGAATGGCACTTGCAAGCCTCGTGAATGGATGCATATGATGGTGATAGTTCTGTTACTTCATGTTAATTGCTTTGCTCAATATGCCCTTTCTGGCCTTAACTGGGGTTTCAGTAGATCGGATAGGCCTATTGTTGGGGTTGTTATATGCATCTCCATTGCAATTGCTGCTCCTTCAGTTGCAGGAGTTTACTCAATTGCGAGCCCTCTTGGAAAAGAGTATGAAACTGAAGAAGCACAGAACAATATTCCTGTTAGTAATACATTTACATCAAGAAATGAGCATAGTATTGCTGAGTACACACCTCAATGGAAAGGGGGACTATTTGATCTTTGGGACAATCTTTTTGTGGCATGTCTCACTCTCTTTTGTAGTTTTTGTGCCTTTGGAAGGAATATGCAGAGACTTCATTTTGGTAACATGTTTGTTCACGTTGCAACTTTTCTACTCCTCTGTGTTGCTCCCTTTTGGATATTCAACATGGCTACCATCAATATTGAAGATGAGCCTGTGAGAATAGTTCTGCGGTTGATTGGTATAtttctttgtgtgtttggtTTACTCTACGGTGGCTATTGGAGGATTCAGATGAGGGAAAGATTTAACTTGCCaccaaataaaatttgttgtgGGAATCCAGCAGTGACAGATTGCATACAGTGGCTATTGTGTTGCTGGTGTTCCCTTGCACAGGAAGTAAGAACTGCAGAATTCTATGACATAGTTGATGACAACTCTTTCTGCCAAAAACAGACTGAAAAGTCAGAAGATTATTCAATTCTCTCAGAAATTGAGTTttcaagagaaagaaagaaaaatgttatggAAGCGCCCATTCCCCTCACAATTCAAGTTGATGATAATGACATCAAAAGaacataa
- the LOC106773791 gene encoding senescence associated gene 20: MKHIANSIEISEMEAERNEKEEMENKETVERLYKALLGQGQMDTVAKMLASDLEWWFHGPPQCQHMMRILTGETALNNGFRFEPRSLTAIGDCVIAEGWEGKAYWVHVWTLKNGLITQFREYFNTWLVVRDLRSQTWQNKLQNITLWQSQPRDLYRRSLPGLVLAI; encoded by the coding sequence ATGAAGCACATAGCAAACTCCATTGAAATCTCAGAGATGGAAGCTGAGAGGAACGAGAAGGAGGAAATGGAGAACAAGGAAACAGTGGAAAGACTCTACAAGGCACTGTTAGGACAAGGACAAATGGACACAGTGGCAAAGATGCTAGCAAGTGACCTTGAGTGGTGGTTCCATGGCCCCCCACAGTGCCAACACATGATGAGGATTCTCACGGGGGAAACCGCCCTCAACAATGGCTTCCGTTTCGAGCCCAGAAGCCTCACCGCCATCGGCGACTGCGTCATCGCCGAAGGCTGGGAAGGAAAGGCCTACTGGGTCCACGTTTGGACCCTCAAGAACGGCCTCATCACACAGTTCAGAGAGTATTTCAACACATGGCTTGTTGTCAGAGACTTGAGGTCTCAAACATGGCAGAATAAGCTTCAAAACATCACATTGTGGCAAAGCCAACCCCGTGATCTCTATCGCCGATCCTTGCCGGGACTTGTCTTAGCCATTTAG